The Cryomorphaceae bacterium DNA segment AAATACCTGAACGACGACATCATTAACTAAATGATCATTAAAGGATGTTACCGTTTCACACTCAGGACAGGTTTCGGGGTTCTCAGTAAGACAGACACAGTCTACCAAGTAATATACTTGGTAGTTAAAATATTCGTCAGAACATGCAACATTGATTGAATCCAAGCTAAAATGATTTCCAATAGCTAGGTATTGGTAAGCAGAATCAGCAGTAAAATATCCCTCAATTTTTGTCCAGTTGAGAGTATCCGAAATCATATCTTCAGTAAAAACATGTGGAGCATTTGATATGGGCATAGTAACTTCCCACGGCCAATCGGCATAGGCTTGCATGGTTAGTTGGGCACCAAATTTGTCTGCCCAGCAATCACTCGAACCAGTAGCGGGTACACCTCTAATAACATAAAACGACAAATAGTAAGTTTGACCAACTACTAACGGATTTGTCAGTTCTACCCCCATCAATTCACTGTTACCCGAAGGAATATGTAATTGACCTATTCCACTATACGCGTCACCGTGCAGGGCAGGCGTATCCGAGGCCATAAAATTATCTGGCACACTAACTCCACCGGGAACAGCGCATGCGTTAAAATAATCTGGTGTAATTCTGAATGACATCCAGCCAGTAGCCAGCTCAATCTGCGAAATATTATCCGGACACTCCTCATACTCCTCAAAACTCCAGTTTGGCACCAGATTCTGCGCGCTCATAAAAGCGGGAAAAAATAAACTGAAAAAAAGGGCTTTACATTTCATGATTGAAAAGTTTAAAAATGGCGTTTTGATAGCCGGACAACTGCCGGTTACCGGGCCTCAGTTGCTGAGGCACTGATTTTAAAGTTAGGATATTTCTTTCAGCGCGGCAAGCGCGCTATGGCGGATGCCCGCAAAACCTACACAGTAATACGTACCTTGCGAGGCTATAAACTAATGTAGCCCGTAGCCCGTAGCCCGTAGCCCGTAGCTGGCATATTGCTGTTTATGGTTCATTTGGTGTAGTTGGTGGATTAAAGGTAAACATTCGTTTTAAAAAAACAAGTTTTTTTCGTGGGTTTTATTACGGTGAACCTTTCTCGTTCAGGCTTCTGCAAATCTGTAGGGATGAGTACAAGACATGAAGGCTTATTGGGGCTTGAGCCAATGAGATGATGTGGTGATTAGACGATGAGACAATTAGAGGATTAGACAATGAGTCAATTCGGACATTTAACCAATGTAGCCAAGGCATGTGATTGTAAGCCAAGGCTCTGAACGCGTATACTAAAGCAGGCGGGGACGCCTTGGAAACTAACGCGTAGCGGGACGCTACGCTGAACATAGTTGATGAGGCTTGAGCCGATGAGACGATTAGACAATGGGGGCCTTGTGGTTGAGAATTCAGAAAATCAAGAAAACAAAACCCCCGCCGCAATACCTGCAACGGGGGTTTAAGCAGTGCTATTCGAGAATTTCATTCCTATATCGGAACGCGAACGGATTGACTACGTCGAATTTCATTTCACGCGAAAGCGGTATTAAACCACACCCAAAATAGTGTACTCTATCCCATTTAAAGAAAAGCTGTCCTTCTCTTTTTTGGCGAGCAATAATTTGCCAATAGGCGAGGCCGGAGAAACAGCAAAAAAGGTTTCGTTTTCCTGGGCAACTTTTCCAATACCTGCGGCCA contains these protein-coding regions:
- a CDS encoding T9SS C-terminal target domain-containing protein; the encoded protein is MKCKALFFSLFFPAFMSAQNLVPNWSFEEYEECPDNISQIELATGWMSFRITPDYFNACAVPGGVSVPDNFMASDTPALHGDAYSGIGQLHIPSGNSELMGVELTNPLVVGQTYYLSFYVIRGVPATGSSDCWADKFGAQLTMQAYADWPWEVTMPISNAPHVFTEDMISDTLNWTKIEGYFTADSAYQYLAIGNHFSLDSINVACSDEYFNYQVYYLVDCVCLTENPETCPECETVTSFNDHLVNDVVVQVFPNPFKDNFSVNFSNHDGIRKTIRFFGSDGRLISQETTSDNYALFGDVGHIAKGLYFLVVDYENGESQKFKLIKI